A stretch of Homo sapiens chromosome 12, GRCh38.p14 Primary Assembly DNA encodes these proteins:
- the LOC101927180 gene encoding V-type proton ATPase subunit F-like — protein sequence MAGRRKLIAVIRDKDTVTGFLLGSIGELNKNCHPNFLVVEKDTTINEIEDTFRQFLNRDDTGIILINQYIAEMVQHALDTHQHSIPTVLEIPSKEHPYEDAKDSTLRRARGMFTAEDLC from the coding sequence ATGGCGGGGAGAAGGAAGCTCATCGCAGTGATCAGAGACAAGGACACGGTGACTGGTTTCCTGCTGGGCAGCATAGGGGAGCTTAACAAGAACTGCCACCCCAATTTCCTGGTGGTGGAGAAGGATACGACCATCAATGAGATCGAAGACACTTTCCGGCAATTTCTAAACCGGGATGACACTGGCATCATCCTCATCAACCAGTACATCGCAGAGATGGTGCAGCATGCCCTGGACACCCACCAGCACTCTATCCCTACTGTCCTGGAGATCCCCTCCAAGGAGCACCCATATGAGGACGCCAAGGACTCCACCCTGCGGAGGGCCAGGGGCATGTTCACTGCCGAAGACCTGTGCTAG